From Theileria orientalis strain Shintoku DNA, chromosome 4, complete genome, the proteins below share one genomic window:
- a CDS encoding uncharacterized protein (Dcp1-like decapping family protein): MLQNNTDIAPNDADITCSSIDEVKQLRGRLSLKLLNTLDPFIENIINQTPFVTGYYMSPDNKWSRMGIEGFLYVVKRSRRPLHSFILINKKSENHLVEYITPEFQMNQNGNFIFYRSKDVKRQNTMNSLQGLWFFDEAECKNTYEKLKEITNNASPLQYNFNALNTLYDNSEDAPLVIGKQDKEQTKESKDKKIKSIGSFLLDSISLKSKTKKNEEGTGPTKQLEKFKMDEDPGPGRNMGGKHLMTLLKSAGKGEPQNSSEESDSETIKMINMNLKVIDSPVLSQSSTQEQTLTISYETLKSAIAEVVSRDEIVSQVWEELKKRSNGIP; the protein is encoded by the exons ATGCTTCAGAATAATACAGATATCGCACCAAACGATGCGGATATTACATGTTCGTCCATAGACGAG GTAAAGCAGTTGAGAGGAAGACTGAGCCTAAAACTGTTGAATACACTGGATCCGTTCATagaaaacataataaacCAAACGCCGTTCGTAACAGGATACTATATGTCGCCGGACAACAA ATGGTCACGAATGGGAATAGAAGGGTTCTTGTACGTAGTTAAAAGGTCGAGAAGACCACTACACAGCTTCATCCTGATCAATAAAAAGTCGGAAAACCACCTCGTGGAGTATATCACTCCAGAATTCCAAATGAACCAAAACGGAAACTTTATATTCTACAGAAGCAAGGACGTGAAAAGA cAGAACACAATGAATTCACTGCAAGGATTGTGGTTCTTCGACGAGGCAGAGTGCAAGAACACGtacgagaagctgaaggaaatAACAAACAACGCATCGCCACTGCAATACAATTTCAACGCACTAAACACACTGTACGATAACTCGGAAGATGCGCCCTTGGTAATAGGAAAACAAGACAAAGAGCAAACAAAA GAGTcaaaagataaaaagaTAAAGTCAATCGGGTCATTTCTACTGGATTCAATAAGCCTCAAGTCGAAAACAAAGAAAAACGAAGAGGGAACAGGACCGACGAAGCAACTggaaaagtttaaaatggaCGAGGACCCGGGCCCAGGAAGGAACATGGGAGGAAAACACCTGATGACGCTTCTTAAATCAGCAGGGAAAGGAGAACCACAAAACTCATCAGAAGAGTCGGACTCAGAgacaataaaaatgatcaaCATGAACCTAAAAGTAATAGACTCGCCAGTGCTATCTCAATCGTCCACGCAGGAGCAGACTCTGACAATATCGTACGAAACACTCAAGTCAGCGATCGCCGAAGTGGTAAGCAGAGATGAAATAGTATCACAGGTGTGGGAAGAGTTGAAAAAACGTTCAAACGGAATCCCATAA
- a CDS encoding uncharacterized protein (WD40 repeat-like domain containing protein) has translation MLDGLLAKEKNKKLLEKRSFENLVICNSLALSNLPIKGECILDLSKDGEYVLASNKSTICLAHTLSHLYNPLLRHKHDPKSCCCDSYLIKYTPPRSNVVKKTLKYKTRCTSSLWYSNDNSIFLTGGDSSIDVWDSSIPEVAYSFSNLPSLVKYLAVANSSSVSPTIAGGLSCGTISLCDTRYGSSTNFCKPGFSASVSVMKFLKHNDNQLIAGYENSSVLVWDLRRFNTPLCSISNIVPAKTNSIIWGCSFNSESLLSLTCRTSGLKSD, from the exons ATGTTGGATGGACTTTTAGCCAAAGAAAAGAATAAGAAGCTATTAGAA AAACGCTCTTTTGAGAACCTGGTGATTTGTAATTCTCTGGCCTTATCGAATCTTCCCATAAAGGGCGAGTGTATATTGGATTTATCAAAGGATGG TGAATATGTTCTTGCTTCGAACAAATCAACTATTTGCCTCGCTCACACACTATCGCACCTGTACAATCCACTTCTCCGTCATA AACACGACCCAAAAAGTTGCTGCTGTGACTCTTATTTGATCAAGTACACGCCCCCGAGGTCCAACGTTGTGAAGAAAACCTTGAAATATAAGACCAGGTGCACGTCCTCGCTCTGGTACTCCAATGACAACTCCATATTTTTGACTGGTGGAGACAGCTCTATAGAC GTTTGGGACAGCTCCATACCAGAAGTTGCGTACTCGTTTTCAAACCTGCCGAGTTTAGTCAAGTATTTGGCCGTCGCAAACTCAAGTTCCGTAAGTCCTACCATAGCGGGTGGCCTTTCGTGCGGAACCATATCCCTGTGTGACACGCGATACGGAAGCTCGACTAATTTCTGCAAGCCTGGGTTTTCAG CCTCAGTCTCCGTGATGAAGTTCTTAAAGCACAATGACAATCAACTTATCGCCGGGTATGAAAACTCTTCAGTTTTAGTGTGGGACTTGAGACGGTTCAACACGCCCCTGTGCTCAATTTCAAACATAGTTCCTGCAAAGACAAATTCTATCATTTGGGGGTGCTCTTTCAACTCAG aGTCATTGTTATCACTAACTTGTAGGACCTCTGGCCTCAAATCTGATTAG
- a CDS encoding glycosyl transferase has protein sequence MNKKKSKRPITVLIVTEYFVPTIGGVEIHVYKVAEYLIKFGFKVVIFTRNFGDRRRGVRYMENGIKVYHQWNNGLIPPSTIPTFIDLFPYYRNILIREKVDVVHTHMSASRLKLEIETYSIILGYRVVFTDHSLFSFSDLGPIFLNEDIKHYSPFLDHLVAVSNRHKENIVLRSEVDPRKISVIPNGLESKDFGCNAEQLPLDKIVIVYICRLCERKGIDLVVQVIPIVCKRHKNVEFIIGGGGDRIAMVRAMVDKFYLHDRVQILGYVPTHEVNNVLRRGHIFLVTSQTESFCIAALGAHLFLNDISEAASSGLIVVSTSVGGIPEILPHDMVLLSDYDPLAFSYRIDEAIGMLSTVDTRKYHERVKNMYSWEKTALKLTGVYYKALLTPRMSLREKIYKLLRVKNGYGISLILIFAVALFQWFIYEYIFPRYLEHITLLYRREFEEPPNWSQAQCRDAKAEKAQF, from the exons atgaataaaaagaagAGTAAAAGGCCAATTACGGTCTTGATTGTTACTGAATACTTCGTTCCCACCATTGGAGGTGTTGAGATTCACGTATACAAAGTCGCGGAATACCTAATTAAATTCG GATTTAAGGTGGTAATATTCACGAGGAACTTCGGGGACAGACGGCGAGGGGTCCGGTATATGGAAAACGGAATCAAGGTGTATCACCAGTGGAACAACGGCCTCATCCCGCCTTCCACCATTCCCACCTTCATTGACCTCTTTCCCTACTATCGCAACATTTTAATCAGGGAGAAGGTGGACGTTGTGCACACGCACATG TCCGCGTCAAGACTCAAGCTGGAGATCGAGACGTATTCGATCATTCTCGGGTACCGCGTCGTCTTCACGGACCACAGCCTGTTCAGCTTCTCAGACCTAGGGCCGATATTTCTGAACGAG GACATTAAGCACTATTCGCCCTTCCTCGACCACCTGGTCGCTGTTTCTAACCGCCACAAGGAGAACATAGTGCTCAGGTCAGAGGTTGACCCCCGGAAGATATCAGTAATCCCAAACGGACTG gAGTCAAAGGACTTCGGATGCAACGCCGAGCAGCTGCCTCTCGACAAAATTGTCATTGTGTACATCTGTAGACTCTGCGAGCGCAAGGGCATCGACCTGGTAGTCCAGGTAATTCCCATCGTCTGCAAAAGGCACAAAAATGTGGAATTCATCATCG GCGGTGGTGGTGACAGGATAGCTATGGTCAGAGCAATGgttgataaattttacttGCACGACAGGGTTCAAATTTTGG GATACGTTCCGACTCACGAGGTTAACAACGTGCTCAGAAGGGGTCACATATTTCTGGTGACGTCGCAAACGGAGTCGTTTTGTATAGCAGCTCTAGGTGCGCACTTATTTCTCAACGATATTTCAGAGGCGGCCTCAAGTGGCCTCATAGTCGTCTCCACATCGGTCGGCGGGATTCCAGAG ATTCTCCCTCACGACATGGTTCTGCTCTCAGACTACGACCCTTTAGCGTTCTCTTACAGAATTGATGAGGCTATTGGCATGCTATCCACGGTCGATACCAGGAAGTACCATGAGAGG GTTAAAAACATGTACTCGTGGGAGAAGACTGCTCTGAAGCTG ACTGGCGTTTACTACAAGGCTCTTTTGACTCCCAGGATGAGTCTGAGGGAGAAGATTTACAAGTTGTTGAGGGTGAAGAACGGCTACG GAATTTCTCTCATTCTCATCTTCGCCGTCGCCCTTTTCCAGTGGTTCATATACGAGTACATCTTTCCTAGGTATTTGGAGCATATTACACTACTGTACAGGCGTGAGTTTGAGGAGCCTCCCAACTGGTCTCAGGCCCAGTGCAGGGATGCCAAGGCTGAGAAGGCTcagttttaa